A genomic segment from Triticum dicoccoides isolate Atlit2015 ecotype Zavitan chromosome 1A, WEW_v2.0, whole genome shotgun sequence encodes:
- the LOC119271248 gene encoding protein GRAVITROPIC IN THE LIGHT 1-like, with protein sequence MLQKFALAFKTKTIEFFAEEEEDEDAAGGEGGILAGQRVLVLKPDPQNPSSPVGGDGGTGSASGKEAAVAAALATTSSFQAAYLHLQAAHTPFLPEAAAAADALAVSHLRRLSELKRLASGAAEDGSLTAHLEDQVGENQALLRSFDAVVNRLQAALDAKDAAAASLRWELAALADGNARLAGRLDRALAPQPGAGGGDALGAMLSASVFDSVLRDALRVAHRFTRALAELLRCAGWDLADAAAAAYPGIAYSKHGHCRYALLSRVCLSMFDGFDSYQFGGTSDASALEGIELAVRRNESLQQFIAHSDADPMELMSSSPDCEFSQFCDRKYKQLIHPGIESSLFGNPDCRALPVMATAGPLYELFITMASSIWTLHRLAWAYDPAVGIFQVSRGTEYSSVYMESIVRPKAFSASKEVGKTVRPKVGFTVVPGFRLGGTVIQCRVYLES encoded by the coding sequence ATGCTCCAGAAGTTCGCGCTCGCGTTCAAGACCAAGACCATCGAGTTCttcgccgaggaggaggaggacgaggatgcCGCGGGTGGGGAGGGCGGGATCCTCGCTGGCCAGCGGGTGCTCGTACTGAAGCCCGACCCGCAGAACCCTAGCAGCCCCGTCGGCGGCGATGGGGGGACCGGGTCGGCGTCCGGAAAGGAGGCCGCCGTGGCGGCGGCACTCGCGACGACGTCGTCGTTCCAGGCGGCGTACCTGCACCTGCAGGCGGCGCACACGCCGTTCCTGCCGGAGGCGGCTGCCGCCGCGGACGCCCTCGCGGTCTCGCACCTCCGGCGGCTGTCGGAGCTAAAGCGGCTCGCGTCGGGCGCGGCGGAGGACGGCTCCCTCACGGCCCACCTCGAGGACCAGGTGGGGGAGAACCAGGCGCTGCTGCGGTCGTTCGACGCCGTGGTGAACCGCCTCCAGGCCGCGCTCGATGCCAAGGACGCCGCGGCCGCCTCTCTTCGCTGGGAGCTCGCGGCGCTGGCGGACGGCAACGCGCGCCTTGCCGGGCGCCTCGACCGTGCCCTCGCGCCACagccgggcgcgggcggcggcgacgccTTGGGCGCCATGCTGTCCGCCAGCGTCTTCGATTCCGTCCTGCGCGATGCTCTCCGCGTCGCCCACCGCTTCACCCGTGCCCTCGCCGAGCTCCTCCGGTGCGCAGGATGGGACCTGGCTGACGCTGCGGCAGCTGCCTACCCCGGTATTGCCTACTCCAAGCATGGCCACTGCCGCTACGCTCTCCTCTCCCGTGTCTGCCTATCCATGTTCGACGGCTTTGACTCCTACCAGTTCGGTGGCACAAGCGATGCGTCTGCCCTCGAAGGAATCGAGCTTGCAGTTCGCAGGAATGAATCGTTGCAGCAATTCATCGCGCACTCTGATGCAGACCCCATGGAGCTCATGAGTTCAAGCCCAGACTGCGAATTCTCGCAATTCTGTGATCGGAAGTACAAACAGCTCATCCATCCAGGCATTGAGTCCTCATTGTTTGGGAATCCAGACTGCAGGGCATTGCCGGTGATGGCTACAGCCGGTCCACTCTACGAGTTGTTCATCACGATGGCAAGCTCAATATGGACACTTCACAGATTGGCCTGGGCTTATGACCCAGCAGTCGGCATATTCCAGGTTAGCCGGGGCACAGAGTACTCATCGGTGTACATGGAGAGCATTGTTCGGCCGAAAGCATTCTCAGCAAGCAAAGAGGTTGGCAAGACGGtgcgcccgaaggtcgggttcacgGTGGTGCCGGGCTTCCGGCTCGGCGGCACGGTGATCCAATGCAGGGTGTACCTAGAGTCCTAG